In Candidatus Desulforudis audaxviator MP104C, a genomic segment contains:
- the dnaX gene encoding DNA polymerase III subunit gamma/tau, whose protein sequence is MPYQTLYRTWRPQRFGEIVGQDHVVRTLQNAVRAERVAHAYLFCGPRGTGKTTAAKVLAKAVNCTERDGAEPCGECASCVSIGTGSAVDVLEIDAASNRGVDEVRELRERVKFHPAAGRFKVYIIDEVHMLTNEAFNALLKTLEEPPPHVIFVLATTEPHKVPLTIISRCQRFDFRRIGRPDLVSRLEEVAAQAGLAVESGVLALIARVADGSLRDALGILDQAAALGGNRVTLADLHSILGTVTGEVLERLVGHLAAGETGAALLVLQEVEAQGKELRIIARELTDYLRGLLYGAFGAGGATRSDLDRERLIEFLALFARAEQEMRFATRQILPLELAVVRAGRSLSGVGDGPRLPEPEKNLELERVWEEVLAEFRRRKPPVAPWLARAEPVAAGSRKLVLKFRDTLAKEKVALPENKVILENILNLFYPGRWQIICVVDETPPKR, encoded by the coding sequence TTGCCTTACCAGACCCTGTACCGGACTTGGCGGCCGCAGCGTTTCGGGGAGATCGTCGGCCAGGACCACGTGGTCCGGACGTTGCAGAACGCCGTGCGGGCGGAACGGGTGGCCCACGCCTACCTGTTTTGCGGCCCGCGTGGCACGGGTAAGACCACTGCGGCGAAGGTGCTGGCCAAGGCCGTGAATTGCACCGAGCGGGACGGCGCCGAGCCCTGCGGGGAGTGTGCTTCCTGCGTATCCATCGGCACCGGGTCGGCGGTGGACGTGCTCGAGATCGACGCGGCCTCCAACCGGGGAGTGGACGAGGTGCGCGAACTGCGGGAGCGGGTGAAGTTCCACCCGGCGGCCGGGCGCTTTAAGGTGTACATCATCGACGAGGTTCACATGCTCACTAACGAAGCCTTCAACGCTCTCCTGAAGACCCTGGAGGAGCCGCCGCCGCACGTGATCTTCGTACTGGCCACCACCGAGCCGCACAAGGTGCCCCTGACGATCATCTCACGCTGCCAGCGCTTCGATTTCCGGCGCATCGGCCGGCCGGACCTCGTCTCCAGATTGGAGGAAGTGGCCGCCCAGGCCGGGCTGGCGGTGGAAAGCGGGGTATTGGCCCTGATCGCCCGGGTGGCGGACGGGAGCCTCCGGGACGCCCTCGGCATCCTGGACCAGGCCGCCGCCCTCGGTGGGAACCGGGTCACCCTGGCCGACCTGCACAGCATCTTGGGGACTGTCACCGGGGAAGTGCTGGAGAGGCTGGTGGGTCACCTGGCCGCCGGGGAAACCGGAGCGGCCCTGCTGGTGCTGCAGGAGGTGGAGGCCCAGGGCAAGGAACTTCGAATCATCGCCCGGGAACTGACCGATTACCTGCGCGGCCTGCTCTACGGCGCTTTCGGCGCCGGGGGGGCGACAAGGTCGGATCTGGACCGGGAAAGGCTGATCGAGTTTCTGGCGCTGTTTGCGCGGGCCGAGCAGGAAATGCGATTTGCCACGCGCCAGATTCTGCCCCTGGAACTGGCGGTGGTCCGCGCCGGCCGATCGCTGTCCGGTGTCGGTGACGGGCCGCGGTTGCCCGAACCCGAAAAGAACCTGGAACTGGAGCGGGTGTGGGAAGAGGTGCTGGCCGAGTTCCGGCGGCGCAAACCGCCGGTCGCTCCCTGGCTGGCCCGCGCGGAGCCCGTGGCGGCCGGTTCCCGGAAGCTGGTGTTGAAATTCAGGGACACCCTGGCAAAGGAAAAGGTTGCTTTACCGGAGAACAAGGTTATACTGGAGAATATTCTAAATCTATTCTACCCCGGTCGCTGGCAGATCATCTGCGTGGTGGATGAGACGCCGCCGAAACGGTAA
- a CDS encoding YbaB/EbfC family nucleoid-associated protein gives MMKQVQEIQAKMVRLQEELGERTVEATVGGGAVKVVANGRQEVLSIEILPEAIDPEDVEMLQDLVLTAVNEALRQSREMVAGEMSKLTGGLKIPGMF, from the coding sequence ATGATGAAACAGGTTCAGGAAATCCAGGCCAAAATGGTCCGGCTGCAGGAGGAACTGGGCGAGCGGACGGTGGAAGCCACGGTGGGCGGCGGGGCCGTCAAGGTCGTGGCCAACGGCCGGCAGGAGGTCTTAAGTATTGAAATCCTGCCCGAAGCCATCGATCCGGAAGACGTAGAGATGCTCCAGGACCTGGTGCTGACCGCGGTCAACGAGGCGCTGCGCCAGTCACGGGAGATGGTGGCCGGCGAAATGAGCAAACTGACCGGAGGTCTGAAAATCCCCGGCATGTTCTAG
- the recR gene encoding recombination mediator RecR, which yields MQYSRSVGRLIEELARLPGIGPKTAQRLAFHLVTAPREAAESLSRAILEARDKLVFCRVCANIADENPCGICRDQNRDHGLICVVERPRDVLAVEKAHGYRGLYHVLNGSLSPLQGVGPEELNIAALVTRVREGTVREVIVATNATVEGEATALYLARLLRPLNVRVTRLAFGLPVGSDLEYADGRTLARAIEGRREV from the coding sequence TTGCAGTATTCCCGTTCGGTGGGCCGCCTGATCGAGGAACTGGCCAGGCTACCGGGGATCGGCCCGAAAACGGCGCAGAGGCTGGCTTTTCACCTGGTCACTGCGCCGCGGGAGGCGGCCGAGAGCTTGAGCCGGGCTATTCTGGAAGCCCGCGACAAACTGGTGTTCTGCCGGGTGTGCGCCAACATCGCCGATGAGAACCCGTGCGGCATCTGCCGTGATCAGAACCGTGACCACGGTCTGATCTGCGTGGTTGAACGGCCCCGCGACGTCCTGGCCGTCGAAAAGGCGCACGGCTACCGGGGACTCTACCACGTTCTGAACGGCAGCCTGTCGCCGCTGCAGGGCGTGGGCCCCGAGGAGCTGAACATCGCGGCCCTGGTAACGCGGGTCCGGGAAGGTACCGTCCGGGAAGTGATCGTGGCCACCAACGCCACCGTGGAGGGCGAGGCCACGGCCCTGTACCTGGCCCGGCTGCTCCGTCCCCTGAACGTCCGGGTTACCCGGCTGGCTTTTGGGCTGCCGGTGGGTTCCGACCTGGAGTATGCCGACGGCCGGACTTTGGCCCGGGCCATCGAGGGTCGGCGAGAGGTATAA
- a CDS encoding pro-sigmaK processing inhibitor BofA family protein, translated as MDWKLILLGLLGLAGLYLVGSFFVTPLKYLYRLFAYAAVGIILLVMVNLGGSFFGFHIAFNPFTVLTAGLLQVPGVILLVLLTLMI; from the coding sequence GTGGATTGGAAACTGATTCTATTGGGTCTGTTGGGGTTGGCGGGGCTGTACCTGGTGGGATCCTTTTTCGTGACGCCTTTGAAATACCTGTACCGCCTGTTCGCCTATGCGGCCGTGGGCATCATCCTGCTGGTCATGGTGAACCTGGGCGGATCCTTTTTCGGCTTTCACATCGCTTTCAATCCGTTTACCGTCCTGACTGCCGGGCTGCTCCAGGTTCCGGGAGTGATTCTCCTGGTCCTGCTCACGCTGATGATCTGA
- a CDS encoding aminotransferase class I/II-fold pyridoxal phosphate-dependent enzyme, protein MSVGKGGTFAVNQRRAPLFEALKHHVTRNYTGFHFPGHGGGAGLPRVFPAGRELFRFDLTELPGLDDLHAPAGPIARAQELAAALYGADRTFFLVNGSTAGVQALLLAATAPGEKVLLPRNAHRAVIGGLVLSGADPVYVTPPFDAEWGFFRPPRPADVRAALQAHPDLRAVLLTHPDYYGQAVVDAEMAEVLRETGAIFLADEAHGAHLPFHAAMPVPALRLGAAAAAQSLHKLGGALTQASLLHLKGTGLSPARVSRALALLQTSSPSYLLMASLDLARRQLAVSGGRRFGRAVDLAGRLRLGLAALDGVEVFDAGPGRADPTKVMVSTRGLGLSGHRAAAVLRDKHSVQVEAAGFGHLLFVVGLGTRAPDIARTLGAFRALAREHAPSDLRRQTSGRRPPASDFHLWPAPPAPKVLTPRESWFAPARAVPVREASGLVAAETVSLCPPGIPIVFPGERLTPEVLEYTLEIRAGGVAFQAADPGLKTIMVHDG, encoded by the coding sequence GTGAGCGTAGGCAAAGGGGGGACTTTCGCGGTGAACCAGCGCCGGGCACCCCTGTTTGAAGCCCTGAAGCACCACGTGACCAGGAACTACACGGGCTTCCACTTTCCGGGACACGGCGGGGGCGCCGGTCTGCCCCGGGTTTTCCCCGCCGGCCGTGAACTCTTCCGGTTTGATTTGACTGAACTGCCCGGACTGGACGACCTGCACGCGCCCGCGGGCCCGATCGCCCGGGCCCAGGAGTTGGCGGCGGCTTTATACGGCGCCGACCGCACTTTTTTCCTGGTGAACGGGAGCACGGCGGGGGTGCAGGCCCTCCTGCTGGCGGCTACGGCCCCCGGGGAAAAGGTGCTCCTGCCCCGGAACGCGCACCGCGCGGTGATCGGAGGCCTGGTGCTCTCGGGGGCCGATCCGGTATACGTCACGCCCCCCTTCGACGCCGAATGGGGCTTTTTCCGGCCCCCGCGACCGGCAGACGTCCGGGCCGCCCTGCAGGCGCATCCCGACCTCCGGGCCGTACTCCTGACCCACCCGGACTACTACGGTCAGGCCGTGGTGGATGCCGAAATGGCCGAAGTGCTGCGGGAGACCGGAGCTATTTTCCTGGCCGACGAGGCTCACGGGGCGCACCTGCCGTTCCACGCCGCCATGCCGGTGCCGGCTTTGAGGCTCGGTGCGGCGGCCGCGGCGCAGAGCTTGCACAAACTGGGCGGGGCCCTGACCCAGGCTTCTCTGCTGCATCTGAAAGGGACAGGCCTCTCCCCCGCGCGGGTGAGCCGGGCGCTGGCGCTGCTCCAGACCTCCAGCCCCTCATACCTGCTGATGGCCTCCCTGGATCTGGCCCGGCGCCAACTGGCCGTCTCCGGAGGGCGGCGGTTCGGGCGGGCGGTGGACCTTGCCGGCCGCCTGCGCCTGGGGCTCGCGGCGCTGGATGGGGTGGAAGTTTTTGACGCCGGACCGGGCCGGGCCGACCCGACCAAGGTGATGGTGTCCACCCGCGGCCTGGGTTTGAGCGGGCACCGAGCCGCCGCCGTGCTGCGGGACAAACACTCGGTCCAGGTGGAGGCGGCCGGTTTCGGGCACCTCTTGTTCGTGGTCGGGCTCGGGACGCGGGCCCCGGATATTGCCCGGACCCTGGGGGCTTTCCGGGCCCTGGCCCGGGAGCACGCCCCTTCCGACCTCCGCCGTCAGACCTCCGGCCGCCGACCTCCGGCCTCCGACTTCCATTTATGGCCGGCACCCCCGGCCCCGAAGGTGCTCACCCCGCGGGAGAGCTGGTTTGCGCCCGCCCGGGCCGTGCCGGTCCGGGAAGCGTCCGGGCTGGTGGCCGCCGAAACGGTCAGCCTGTGCCCACCGGGAATCCCGATCGTGTTTCCGGGTGAAAGACTCACCCCGGAGGTGTTAGAATATACTTTGGAGATTCGGGCCGGGGGAGTGGCGTTTCAGGCCGCCGACCCGGGCTTGAAAACCATCATGGTGCACGACGGGTGA